The Cloeon dipterum chromosome X, ieCloDipt1.1, whole genome shotgun sequence genome includes a window with the following:
- the MAPk-Ak2 gene encoding MAP kinase-activated protein kinase 2: protein MSGRTPKLSLITDDYEISDKVLGLGINGKVLQCFSKHARHKFALKVLHDCVKARREVDLHWRASGCRHIVNIIDVYENSYGGQKCLLVVMECMEGGELFQRIQDRQDGAFNEREAAQVMREICIAVKYLHDMNIAHRDLKPENLLYTQPGEEGVLKLTDFGFAKETFTKDTLQTPCYTPYYVAPEVLGPEKYDKSCDIWSLGVIMYILLCGFPPFYSNHGLAISPGMKKRIRMGQFDFPEPEWKNVSKDAKDLIKGMLCIDPTQRLEIFQVMNNKWIAQYTEVPQTPLYTGQMLKEGEELWPEVQEEMTRSLATMRVDYDQVQVKNLEISNNPLLNKRRRRAEEMAAN, encoded by the exons ATGAGCGGCCGGACACCAAAGTTGTCGCTCATCACCGACGACTACGAAATTTCGGACAAGGTTTTGGGACTCGGCATCAATGGCAAGGTGCTGCAGTGCTTCAGCAAACACGCCCGCCATAAATTTGCACTAAAG GTGTTGCACGATTGCGTTAAGGCGAGGCGAGAGGTCGACCTGCACTGGAGGGCCAGCGGCTGCCGGCACATAGTCAACATCATTGATGTCTACGAAAACTCTTACGGAGGCCAGAAATGCTTGCTGGTGGTCATGGAGTG CATGGAAGGCGGCGAGTTGTTCCAAAGAATTCAGGACAGACAAGACGGTGCTTTTAACGAAAGAG AGGCTGCGCAGGTAATGAGAGAAATCTGCATAGCTGTTAAATATCTGCACGACATGAACATCGCGCACCGTGACCTGAAGCCAGAAAATTTGCTGTATACACAACCAG GAGAGGAAGGCGTTTTGAAGCTGACAGACTTTGGCTTCGCCAAAGAGACATTCACAAAAGACACTTTGCAGACGCCGTGCTACACGCCGTATTACGTCGCGCCGGAGGTGTTGGGCCCGGAGAAGTACGACAAGAGCTGTGATATTTGGTCCCTCGGCGTCATTATGTACATTTT ACTGTGCGGATTCCCTCCATTCTACAGCAACCACGGCCTGGCCATCTCGCCGGGCATGAAGAAGCGCATCCGCATGGGCCAGTTCGACTTCCCTGAACCTGAGTGGAAGAATGTCTCCAAGGACGCCAAAGACCTTATAAAGGGCATGCTCTGCATAGACCCCACGCAGCGTCTTGAAATCTTCCAGGTCATGAACAACAAGTGGATCGCT CAATACACAGAAGTGCCTCAGACCCCGTTGTACACTGGCCAGATGTTGAAGGAGGGCGAGGAGCTGTGGCCGGAGGTGCAGGAGGAGATGACCCGCTCGTTGGCCACCATGAGGGTTGATTACGACCAGGTGCAGGTGAAGAACCTGGAAATATCCAACAACCCGCTGCTCAACAAGCGGAGAAGAAGGGCCGAGGAGATGGCAGCCAATTAA